The Kluyvera intermedia genome window below encodes:
- a CDS encoding TrbI/VirB10 family protein, with protein sequence MARKSVDVDQELDENTGDGEFESERGGFNGSNRRSAPGMKAFVILMALLALVFIGITVMGKIRAPAKAEADKDGGKAQQANTLPNYSFNSDPDVNKPATAQNSATDARAVQAAAQADADAGSSNTGARTSNKRKEPSPEELAMQRRLGGELAQTNQAATSNSPGVQPQDNETSEGSSALAKNLTPARLKASRAGVMANPSLTVPKGKMIPCGTGTELDTTVPGQVSCRVSQDVYSADGLVRLIDKGSWVDGQITGGIKDGQARVFVLWERIRNDQDGTIVNIDSAGTNSLGSAGIPGQVDTHMWERLRGAIMISLFSDTLTALVNQTQSNNIQYNSTENSGEQLASKHSALTCLSPLPSTISRVMR encoded by the coding sequence ATGGCCCGTAAAAGTGTCGATGTAGATCAGGAACTCGATGAAAACACCGGAGACGGTGAATTTGAAAGCGAGCGTGGCGGATTTAATGGCAGTAACCGCCGTTCGGCTCCTGGTATGAAAGCCTTTGTCATACTGATGGCGCTGCTTGCTTTGGTATTCATCGGGATTACGGTCATGGGTAAAATTCGCGCCCCGGCTAAAGCTGAAGCTGATAAAGACGGTGGTAAAGCGCAACAGGCCAATACACTGCCAAACTACAGCTTTAACAGCGATCCTGATGTTAATAAACCTGCAACTGCGCAGAATAGCGCCACTGATGCCCGTGCTGTGCAGGCTGCCGCACAGGCAGATGCAGATGCGGGCAGCAGCAATACCGGCGCGCGTACCTCTAATAAGCGTAAAGAACCTTCGCCTGAAGAACTGGCTATGCAGCGTCGTCTGGGCGGCGAGCTGGCCCAGACTAATCAGGCGGCTACAAGCAATAGTCCCGGAGTGCAGCCCCAGGACAACGAAACAAGCGAAGGTAGTTCAGCACTCGCTAAAAACCTGACTCCTGCAAGGCTGAAGGCTAGCCGCGCTGGAGTCATGGCTAATCCCAGCCTGACTGTTCCGAAAGGCAAAATGATCCCCTGTGGTACCGGCACCGAGCTGGATACCACTGTTCCGGGTCAGGTTTCCTGCCGGGTTTCACAGGACGTTTACTCAGCTGATGGACTCGTTAGGCTGATTGATAAAGGCTCATGGGTTGACGGGCAGATTACCGGTGGTATCAAAGACGGCCAGGCGCGCGTGTTTGTTCTCTGGGAGCGTATCCGCAATGACCAGGACGGAACAATCGTTAATATTGACAGTGCCGGAACGAACTCACTCGGCAGCGCGGGGATTCCGGGCCAGGTGGATACCCATATGTGGGAGCGTCTGCGTGGTGCGATCATGATTTCGTTGTTCTCTGACACCTTAACGGCGCTGGTTAACCAGACGCAGAGTAATAACATTCAGTACAACAGTACAGAAAACAGCGGTGAGCAGCTGGCGTCTAAGCACTCCGCTCTTACATGTCTATCCCCCCTACCCTCTACGATCAGCAGGGTGATGCGGTGA
- a CDS encoding phospholipase D family protein translates to MKNLATWLLAAAFTTAALPAFAVEPSVQVGYSPEGSARVLVLSAIDSAKTSIRMMAYSFTAPDIMKALVAAKKRGVDVKIVIDERGNTGRASIAAMNYIANSGIPLRTDSDFPIQHDKVIIVDNVTVETGSFNFTKAAETKNSENAVVIWNMPKLAESFLEHWQDRWNRGRDYRSSY, encoded by the coding sequence ATGAAAAACTTAGCAACCTGGCTTCTGGCCGCAGCATTTACGACAGCCGCCCTGCCCGCCTTTGCGGTGGAACCATCCGTTCAGGTTGGCTACTCGCCTGAAGGAAGCGCCCGCGTTCTCGTCCTGAGCGCCATTGACTCCGCAAAAACCTCGATACGGATGATGGCTTATTCTTTTACCGCCCCGGATATTATGAAAGCACTGGTAGCAGCCAAAAAACGGGGAGTTGATGTGAAAATCGTAATTGATGAAAGGGGCAATACGGGGCGCGCCAGCATTGCGGCCATGAACTACATAGCGAACAGCGGCATCCCTTTGCGTACTGACAGTGATTTCCCTATCCAGCATGACAAGGTGATCATCGTGGATAATGTGACCGTTGAAACTGGCAGCTTTAATTTCACCAAAGCGGCCGAAACGAAAAACTCGGAGAATGCGGTGGTGATCTGGAACATGCCTAAGCTCGCTGAATCATTCCTCGAACACTGGCAAGACCGCTGGAATCGGGGGAGAGACTACCGTTCCAGCTACTGA
- a CDS encoding cupin domain-containing protein, giving the protein MTVESRIFSVAEYVQPSEGEPIRSVVLETRDSIIVVWHVHPGQEIAAHIHPHGQDTWTVLSGMADYFQGNGIVRALREGEIAVARPGQVHGARNTGTEPFVLVSVVASANAGFVLAER; this is encoded by the coding sequence ATGACTGTTGAATCGAGAATATTTTCTGTAGCCGAGTATGTTCAGCCGTCCGAAGGCGAGCCTATTCGTTCCGTTGTGCTTGAAACCCGAGACTCAATTATCGTGGTTTGGCATGTCCATCCCGGGCAGGAAATTGCGGCTCACATTCATCCTCACGGCCAAGACACGTGGACTGTTTTGTCGGGAATGGCTGATTACTTTCAGGGCAATGGGATTGTTCGTGCCCTCAGGGAAGGTGAGATAGCCGTGGCAAGACCGGGCCAAGTGCACGGGGCGCGAAATACAGGTACCGAGCCATTTGTGTTAGTCTCGGTTGTGGCATCAGCCAATGCCGGTTTCGTATTGGCTGAGCGATAG
- a CDS encoding DUF86 domain-containing protein, translated as MSENRLPDYLDHIQQAATDARSFVEGMAKDDFLADKRTQQAVIMSLIVIGEAATKVMDGYVEFTQAHADVPWRSMRNMRNRMAHGYFDINLDVVWETVQEWLPALLQQLPAVRQDADDEDRNDNCERGISDDC; from the coding sequence ATGAGCGAGAACCGCCTGCCCGATTACCTCGACCACATTCAGCAGGCCGCAACCGATGCGCGCAGCTTCGTGGAAGGGATGGCCAAGGACGACTTCTTGGCCGACAAGCGCACCCAGCAGGCCGTCATCATGAGCCTGATCGTCATCGGCGAGGCGGCCACAAAGGTGATGGATGGCTACGTCGAGTTCACCCAGGCGCATGCCGACGTGCCGTGGCGCAGCATGCGCAATATGCGTAATCGCATGGCTCACGGCTATTTCGACATCAACCTCGATGTGGTGTGGGAGACGGTACAGGAATGGCTGCCGGCGTTGCTCCAGCAATTGCCCGCCGTGCGTCAGGATGCCGACGATGAAGACCGTAACGACAACTGTGAAAGAGGGATCTCCGATGACTGTTGA
- a CDS encoding ATPase, T2SS/T4P/T4SS family has protein sequence MTDAAFYQLGPLREYLEDPTVFEIRINCFQEVICDTFSGRRVVQNAAITADFIRNLAKSLVSSNKLTMQAINDVILPGGIRGVICLPPAVIDGTTAVAFRKDLAADKNLEQLTREGIFSDCRKITGSKQSLTDDDFFLKELHSSEKWPAFLQTAVEKKRTIVICGETGSGKTVLTRALLKSLHKDERVIILEDVHEVTVDHVVEAVYMMYGDAGKIGRVSATDALRACMRLTPGRIIMTELRDDAAWDYLKALNTGHPGGVMSTHANSARDAFNRIGLLIKATPIGRMLDMSDIMRMLYSTIDVVVHMEKRKIKEIYFDPEYKMQCVNGSL, from the coding sequence ATGACTGATGCAGCTTTCTATCAACTTGGCCCACTGCGCGAGTATTTAGAAGATCCTACTGTTTTTGAAATTCGCATTAACTGCTTTCAGGAAGTTATCTGTGATACGTTCAGCGGCCGCAGGGTTGTGCAGAACGCGGCAATTACGGCAGATTTTATTAGGAACCTTGCTAAATCGTTGGTGAGCAGCAACAAGCTGACCATGCAGGCCATTAATGACGTGATCCTGCCTGGCGGGATCAGGGGCGTTATCTGTCTGCCCCCTGCGGTGATTGACGGTACAACGGCCGTAGCGTTTCGTAAGGATTTGGCGGCCGATAAAAATCTGGAGCAGCTGACCCGCGAGGGGATTTTCAGTGACTGCCGGAAGATTACCGGCAGCAAGCAAAGCCTAACGGATGATGATTTTTTCCTTAAAGAGCTGCACAGCAGCGAAAAATGGCCCGCATTCCTGCAAACCGCCGTTGAGAAGAAACGCACTATCGTGATCTGCGGTGAAACCGGGTCGGGGAAAACGGTACTCACGCGCGCGCTGTTAAAATCGCTACATAAAGACGAGCGTGTAATTATTTTAGAGGACGTTCACGAAGTCACGGTCGATCACGTTGTAGAAGCCGTTTATATGATGTACGGCGATGCAGGAAAGATCGGCCGCGTCAGCGCCACTGATGCCCTGCGAGCCTGTATGCGTCTGACACCGGGCCGTATCATCATGACTGAGCTTAGGGATGATGCTGCGTGGGATTATCTTAAAGCACTTAATACCGGCCATCCAGGCGGTGTTATGTCAACGCACGCTAACTCTGCGCGCGATGCCTTTAACCGTATTGGGCTGCTTATCAAGGCGACCCCTATCGGCCGTATGCTCGATATGAGCGATATTATGCGAATGCTCTACTCCACCATTGACGTTGTGGTGCATATGGAAAAGCGGAAAATCAAAGAAATTTATTTTGACCCTGAATATAAAATGCAGTGTGTGAACGGGAGCCTGTAA